In the Scatophagus argus isolate fScaArg1 chromosome 11, fScaArg1.pri, whole genome shotgun sequence genome, ACAGACTAACTCTCTTCACATTCACTTTAATGTATTATTGtgtgattttggtttttaatatCGCTCTCATCATGATCATTATCTTAGATGAAAACCtacgggggcagccgtggcctagaggttggagaagcggcttgtgatcggagggtcaccggttcgattcccccactggacgggcaggaaaaatttgggtgtggtggagtgattaatgcgaaaaatactccccccctctattagccggctgatgtgcccttgagcaaggcacttaaccccccaatatgctccccgggcgcctgatgctgcccactgctcctgtgtgtgtttcactgcatgtaatttgccgggtgttgcatgtgtgtgttcaactaaggatgggtcaaatgcagaagacgaattcagtgtgtgtatgtaaaaatatatatactgccaataaagttgattcttcttcttcttctacatgaACCTATGTATATTTTCTTGTGCACTTTCTGCATTAATGGACTTTACGGCACCACAGGTTTCTACCCCAAATTCCTCTTAGATCTGCTGTCCTCTTCTCATGAAATCTCATATGAAGGATGTCTTTTACAGGCTTTTGTCATGTACTCTTTTGCTTGCTGTGATGTGTCCATTCTGGCAGTTATGGCCTATGACAGATATCTGGCTATATGTCGACCTCTGCACTACCACGCCTTCATGACTAAGAAAAGGCTTTCTCAGTTGATATGTTTCTCCTGGCTTACACCGCTCTGCATTTTCTCCATCAATGTTGTGCTGACATCACGACTAAAGTTATGCAGTAGAAACATTAAGAGACTTTTATGTGTGAACTGGATAATTGTTAAACTTGCATGCCCTGGCGCTGACACCTTTTCCAACAATGTAGTTGCTTTTATTACAATTTTCATGTATGGGTCACATGGGTTTTTCATAATCTGGACGTATATGCATCTTATCATAACATGTGTGAGGTCCAAAGATGACAGGGCAAAGTTTATGCAGACGTGCGTGCCCCATTTAGtctctttaattacatttgtaatagcacttgtttttgatttgatgtaTATGAGATTTGGCTCTACAGATTTACCTCAAAGTCTTCAAAACTTCATTGCAATAGAGTTTTTGCTGATTCCTCCTGTCATGAATCCTTTAATATATGGGTTTAAACTGACCAAAATACGAAACAGAATTCTgggtttggtttattttgagaGAAAAGTTAATCTTCCAAGTTAATCTCTGATTCAATTTAATGTGACAAAGAAACATTCAATCCAGTGTTTCTGCTTTTAGGATATACCATGATCTCTGACTTTAGGGATtcctgaaaatgtctgttgaaATGTTGTGTCTGTCCCTCAGTATATGCTGACTAACTTTTCAACTATTGTGAATGATCAACTGGCATGTTGTGTTCAGTGTAATTCTGGTATGCTGCATcagacatgtaaataaatgGACTATACTGATCTTCCTCTTTGCCCCTGAATGTGTTGCACTAAGAGCATTTCAAACCAGGAATCTGTACTGCCATCTCAACAGGAATAAGCtctgctaaaaaaat is a window encoding:
- the LOC124066792 gene encoding olfactory receptor 142-like, encoding MDNVSTVRSFILSGLNETTNYRLTLFTFTLMYYCVILVFNIALIMIIILDELLHEPMYIFLCTFCINGLYGTTGFYPKFLLDLLSSSHEISYEGCLLQAFVMYSFACCDVSILAVMAYDRYLAICRPLHYHAFMTKKRLSQLICFSWLTPLCIFSINVVLTSRLKLCSRNIKRLLCVNWIIVKLACPGADTFSNNVVAFITIFMYGSHGFFIIWTYMHLIITCVRSKDDRAKFMQTCVPHLVSLITFVIALVFDLMYMRFGSTDLPQSLQNFIAIEFLLIPPVMNPLIYGFKLTKIRNRILVYAD